CAGGATGAAACTAAATACTCCAGGCGGCATACCGGTGTTTTCTGCCGCTATCGCCAGTGCCTGAGCCACCAGTTCTCCGGTGCCTGGGTGCGATGCATGGCCTTTAACAATGACCGGGCAACCTGCTGCAAGTGCCGATGCGGTGTCGCCGCCGGCGCTGGAATAAGCCAGCGGGAAATTGCTGACAGCGAACACCGCAACCACCCCCAGGGGATGATTAATCGAGCGTAAATCGGGGCGAGGTGAGGGGCTACGCTCGGGTTGCGCGCTGTCGATGCGTGGCTCGAGATATTCGCCTTTAATGATGTACTCGGCGAACATGTTAAGTTGTGCAATGGTGCGAGCCCGTTCGGTTTCGCAGCGGCTGAGCGGATAGCCGCTTTCACGCTGCATAGTGTCCAGGAGTTCATCACCCAAGGCTGCAATTTGTTCGGCACATTCTGTTAAGAATCGCGCTCGTTCTTCGAGGCTGGTGTTCCGAAAGCGCTGAAATGAATTGGTCGCGAATTGTGCAGCGCAGGCTACCTGTGCTTCGCTGGCTTTGGTGTGTTTGGTGGTTAATGCATTACCGGAAGAGGGCTCGTTTGCCTGGAAGTTACCGGCTTCCCCGGGCTGCCAGCTTCCGCTGATAAGCAGATTTCCTGTGATTGGCATTGGGTTCGCTCCCCGCGCTACACAACATATTATTTTCTGGTTGGCTGATAGGCTGCGCCATGGTAACCAAAAAGTAATCACGGGTATACCCGCCGTAACAAGTGAGCTTTTTATGAAGGTAGATTCTGTCTATTTTTAATTCGGCACTCTTCGATAAAAGGGTGTTTCTTAGGGATTTACAAACAGCTAACCTTATTGCGTCCTGCGCGCTTGGATTCATACATGGCTTTATCGGCACGATTAAACAAACTGTCGGCGTCGTCGCTATCTTCCAAATGAGCCACGCCAATACTGATGGTTCCACAGTAATCTGTTTCATTAAATCGTACGGGCGACATAGCAACTTGCACGCGGATTCTTTCGGCAGTCAGTGCCGCATGTTGTAAGCTGGTGTTGTTTAGCAGCACTACGAATTCTTCACCGCCAAAGCGGAATACCTGATCGGTTTCTCTCAGACTGTGCTCCATGCCTGTCGCGAGGTGTTTTAGGAATTTATCGCCGCATTGATGTCCGTAACTGTCGTTAACCGCTTTGAAGTGGTCAATGTCTATTACCAACAGCGATAAATCCAATTTGTGCCGTTGTGCTAATTTTACTTCACGAGAATAAGCGGCTTGCCAAGCGGCTTTATTTCCGATGCCGGTTAGCGGATCACGCAGGGAATTGTGGAGCGCCTGTTGGTAGAGCAGAGCATTTTTCAATGGGTAATAAAGTACGCCTAGTAACATTTCCAATGCGGCCAACTCCACTTCCACAAATTTTTTCGCACGACTGAAAATGATTTTTCCCAGGTGTTGATCATTCGCTGCTATGGAATAACTGGCGGTGTGTACCCGCATTTGGCCGAGCTGATAGCTGGTTGCGTTGTTTGGTGTTTGGTAAGTCATGCCGGAAAGAGTGACTGCTTCTTGGATATTGCTAAAAAACATTTCCAGAGTGGTACGCAGATCGAGTGAGCACTGTAAATTGTGCGCCAACTTAAATTGCATATCTCGTATTTTATTTTCAACAGGAAATCCATTAACGCGTTGTTCATGCGCGGTTTTCGCTGGGGTGCTTGCGGTGTCGCTCGACTGCTGACTGTTCGCCAATGTGACCATAACTGTGTCCTGGTTTAATACCTCTAAAACTCGCAGGTGACAAAAATTACA
The DNA window shown above is from Alteromonadaceae bacterium 2753L.S.0a.02 and carries:
- a CDS encoding diguanylate cyclase (GGDEF)-like protein; translation: MVTLANSQQSSDTASTPAKTAHEQRVNGFPVENKIRDMQFKLAHNLQCSLDLRTTLEMFFSNIQEAVTLSGMTYQTPNNATSYQLGQMRVHTASYSIAANDQHLGKIIFSRAKKFVEVELAALEMLLGVLYYPLKNALLYQQALHNSLRDPLTGIGNKAAWQAAYSREVKLAQRHKLDLSLLVIDIDHFKAVNDSYGHQCGDKFLKHLATGMEHSLRETDQVFRFGGEEFVVLLNNTSLQHAALTAERIRVQVAMSPVRFNETDYCGTISIGVAHLEDSDDADSLFNRADKAMYESKRAGRNKVSCL